The following is a genomic window from Adhaeribacter radiodurans.
CCGATGATACTTCCCTTGTTTTCTTCTGTAGATTATTGACCATATGCAAGCGATCGCTTTCGGTCGTAAACATGCTTAGATACAAGGGCTGGCTCTTAGAAATGATATTGTGTTTAACGGCATTTTCTACCAACATCTGTAAAGTGAGAGGTGGCAATAAATAGCTCTGATACTTTGCTGCAATGGTCAAGGACACCTTGAGATTACCGCCAAAACGGGTAGTAAGTAAATGCAGGTAAGACTGAATAAAATCTAATTCTTCTTTTAAAGTAATTAGTTGCTGCTCGTTGCTTTGCAACAGGAAACGATACACATTAGACATTTCTTCTACGAACCGTTCCGCTTTAACAGGATCTTTTAGTATTAAAGAGCTTAATGAATTCAGGCTATTAAAAAGAAAATGAGGATTTACCTGGCCTTTTAATGATTCAAACTGGCTTTGCAGGTTAGCTCGTCTTAACTCTTCTTTTTCCAGTTCCGATTTACTGAAATTAGTGTAGTAATAAACCGATTCAAATAAACCAATAGTTGTTAAAGTAAAGACGAAAGCCTGCAACACAATTGTAATTATGCGGAAGGGATTAGCAAGAAAAGGCTGCGCTTCTATAACACCATCCAGCAGGTAATCGGTTATAAGTTGTATGAATATGGCTAAAAGTAGTAAATAGATAACTGTAAATTTTACTCTTTTCTTTACTAATGGTAATTCGGGAAATTTTTTTCTACCATACCGGATGATCAGATGGGCTGCCTCCCACTGCATACTGATAGAAGCTAAGGTGATGAAAAAACGCAGAATTATGGTAAAGGTGTTGCCATTTTCAAACATCCAACCAGAAGCAGTTGTCATCAGGAAGAATATAAGAATAGCCAGTATTTTAATTTGCCGTTCGCTCATTCATTTTTATTTTAATAAATATCTTTTATTACCTCAGATACTCTTATGAGCTTACTGATGGTT
Proteins encoded in this region:
- a CDS encoding sensor histidine kinase; translation: MSERQIKILAILIFFLMTTASGWMFENGNTFTIILRFFITLASISMQWEAAHLIIRYGRKKFPELPLVKKRVKFTVIYLLLLAIFIQLITDYLLDGVIEAQPFLANPFRIITIVLQAFVFTLTTIGLFESVYYYTNFSKSELEKEELRRANLQSQFESLKGQVNPHFLFNSLNSLSSLILKDPVKAERFVEEMSNVYRFLLQSNEQQLITLKEELDFIQSYLHLLTTRFGGNLKVSLTIAAKYQSYLLPPLTLQMLVENAVKHNIISKSQPLYLSMFTTESDRLHMVNNLQKKTREVSSGKVGLSNIIAKYKLLRQPDVEVKETEAEFMVIVPLIKAEEYASINY